The following is a genomic window from Pelomonas sp. SE-A7.
CGCATAGGCGGCCGCCAGGCCAATGCCCAGTACCAATTCACGCTGATGGCCGACGAGCTGGAGACGCTGCGCACCTGGGAACCGCGGGTGCGCAATGCGCTGTCCAAGCTGCCCGAGCTGGTGGACGTCAACACCGACCAGCAGGACAAGGGCCTGCAGACCTCGATCATCATCGACCGCGATGCGGCCGCGCGCCTGGGCGTCACGGTCAGCATGCTGGACCTGACGCTGAACAATGCCTTCGGCCAGCGCCAGGTCGGCGTGATCTACAACCCGCTGAACCAGTACCGCGTGGTGATGGAGCTGGCGCCCGAATACCTGCAGGGCCCGGAGACCCTGGCCCGGCTCTATGTGAGCAGCCGCAACGGCACGCAGGTGCCGCTGTCCAGCTTCGCCCGGGTGGAAACGACCAACACGCCGCTGTCGGTCAACCACCAGGGCGGCGGCCCGGCCTCCACCATCAGCTTCAACCTGCCCGAGGGCGCCTCGCTGTCGGACGCCACGCTGGCGGTCAACAACGCCATGGCCGAGCTGGGCGTGCCGGTCTCGGTGCGCGGCAGCTTCCAGGGCACGGCCAATGCCTTCCAGCAGTCGCTGTCCTCGCAGCCCATGCTGATCCTGGCGGCCATCGTCACCATCTACCTGGTACTGGGCATGCTGTACGAGAGCCTGGTGCATCCGGTCACCATCCTCTCCACCCTGCCCTCGGCCGGCGTGGGCGCCCTGCTGGCCCTGATGCTGTTCAACACCGAGTTCTCCATCATTGCCTTCATCGCGGTGATCCTGCTGATCGGCATCGTCAAGAAGAACGCGATCATGATGATCGACTTCGCGATCACGAGGCAGCGCGACAGCAGCATCGGCGCGGCCCCGGCCATCTTCCGCGCCGCGCGCTTGCGGGTGCGCCCCATCCTGATGACGACCTTCGCCGCCATCTTCGGCGCCGTGCCGCTGGCCCTGGGCACGGGCGACGGCGCCGAGCTGCGCCAGCCGCTGGGCATAGCCATCGTCGGCGGCCTGCTCCTGAGCCAGCTGCTGACGCTCTACACCACGCCGGTGGTCTATGTGCTGATGGACAAGCTGCGCTGGCGCGGCCGCCGCAAGACCAAGAACCTGGTTGCCGCCCCCCAGGCGGAACCCCAACCCAACGTCTGAACCATGCGCTCCACCCTGATCCGACACCTGACCCCACTGGCGACGGCGCTGCTGCTGGCCGGCTGCGCTGTCACCCGCGTCGAACCGCCTCAAGCGGTCCAGGCCCCGGCCCAGTTCAAGGAAGGCGGCCAATGGCAGCGCGCCGCCGCCACCCAGGCCGCGCCCGATGCCTGGTGGACCCTGTTCCAGGATCCGCAGCTCGACGAGCTGCAAAAGCGTCTGCTGATTGGCAACGAGAACCTCAAGGCCTCGGCCGCCCAGGTGGCCAGCGCCCGAGCCTCGCTGGAAGCCAGCCGCACGGTGATCTTCCCGACGCTGTCCGCCGGACTTTCCGGCACGCGCAGCGACAGCGCCGGCAGCAACACCAGCCCTTCCAACAGCGCCTCGCTGTCGTTGAACGCCAGCTGGGAGGTCGACCTCTGGGGCCGGCTCAGCCAGGCCACCAGCGGCGCCCAGTCGGGCTACCAGGCCAGCACGAACGACCTGGCGGCAGCGCGGCTGTCGGCCCAGAGCCTGCTGACCCAGAGCTATTTCTCGCTGCGCACGGCCGAGGCGCAGCAGGCCCTGCTGGAGCGCAGCGTGGCGGCCTACCAGCGCTCGCTGGAGCTGACCCAGACCCGCTATGCCGGCGGCGTGGCCTCGCGCAGCGACGTGCTGCAGGCCGAGACCCAGCTGCGCAATGCGCAGTCGCAGGCGCTGGAATCCGCCACGCAGCGTGCCCAGCTGGAGCACGCCATCGCCGTGCTGCTGGGCCAGCCACCAGCGGCGCTGAACCTGGCGCGCAGCGCCCAGTTGCCGACCGTACCGGCGGTGCCCGAGCTGCTGCCCTCAACGCTCTTGCAGCGCCGGCCCGACATTGCCGCAGCCCAGTCGCGCGTGGCCGCGGCCTATGCCCAGATCGGCGTGGCCGATGCGGCCTTCTTCCCCTCGCTGACGCTGTCGGCCGGTGCCGGCTACCGCAGCTCCACGCTGTCCAATCTGGTCAGCGCGCCCAATCTGTTCTGGTCGCTGGGCCCTTCGCTCGCGGCTTCACTCTTTGACGGTGGCCAGCGCAAGCTTGCAGCCACGCAGGCCCGCAACACGGCCGAGATCCAGTCGGCCAACTATCGCCAGCTGGTGCTGACCGCCCTGCAGGAGGTCGAGGACAACCTGGTGCTGGCCGACCATCTGCAGCAGCAGACCGCCCTGCAGCAGCAGGCGCTGCTGGCGGCCCAGCGCAACCTGGAGATCGTCACCGAGCAATACCGTGCCGGCACGGTCAGCTTCCTCAACGTGGTGACCGCCCAGACCGCCGCGCTGAACAGCGAGCAGACCCTGCTCAGCTCGCGCAACCGCCAGCTGGCCGCGGTCAACCTGCTGCTGAAGAACATCGCCGGCCGCTGGGAGCCGGCGCGGCTCTGAAGACGTTATGGCCGGTCCACGAGTTCTCATGGTCGGCCGGGCCCGCATGAACCACACTGTCCGGATGCGATTCAAGACCCTCTCCGTGCTCGCGACGGCCGCCTTGCTGGCCGCCTGCGCCCACCAGCCGGTGCCGCCGGTCGCCCCGCGTGTGCAGCCGACCACGGCCCAGCTCGAGGCCGCACGCCGTGTCGCCCTGCCGGTCGAGCAGCTGACCGACCTGCTGAACAAACCGCTGTACCAGATGCAGCCGGCCGAGCTGGGCCGTTACCTGGCCTGGCAACAGCTGGAGCAGCCCGACTTCCGCCACCGCGTCGCGGCCCTCGCCCGCAAGAACATAGGCCAGCCCTACGAGCTCTACCTGCTCGGCGAGTTCCCCTACGAGAGCTACGACGCCCAGCCTCTGTTCAACCTCGCCAAGAGCGACTGCGTGGTGTTCGCCGAGCATGTCTACGCGATGGCGCTGAGCGCCTCGTGGGAGGAGTTCTTCTGGATGCTGCAGCGCATCCGCTACCGCGACGGCGTGATCGGGGTCGCCACGCGCAACCACTACACCGAGGCCGACTGGAACCCGGCCAACAGCTGGCTGGTCAAGGACATCACCGGCGAGCTCGGCGCCCAGACCCAGGCCTACCGCCAGCGCATAGACCGCAAGGCCTTCCTGCAGAAGCAGTTCAAGATCACGCGCGAGATCCCGGTCCAGCAGTTCGACGATGTCTTCGTGCCCAAGCAAAACGTGGCGGCCGTCGAGTCGCAGCTGCAGGAGGGCGACTTCGTCAACGTGATCTCGGGCCGCGACGGCGGCTACTGGGCCTCGCACGTGGGCCTGATCGTCATAGGCGCCGATGGCCAGCGCCACCTCCTGCACTCGGCCGAGCCGCAGGTGCGCGAAGAGACGCTGCAGGGCTTCGTGGCCCGCATGGCCGAGCGCGATGCACGCAATGCCGGCCAGAACAAGGTGCAGTTCGCCGGCTTCAAGTTCCTGCGCCTGAACGACAACCCGCAGGTGCCGGCCATGGCACCGCAGCCGCGTCCGGCGCGGCCGGCGGTGCTGGGCGGCTGAGCCCTTCTCAATCCTTGGGCGCCATCGCCGCCGGGTCCATCCAGCAGGCGGCCCACATATGGCCGTCCGGGTCGGCGAAGTCGCGGGTGAACATGAAGCCGTGGTCCTCCGGCGGGTTCACGTCGGCCTTGCCGCCATGCGCAGCAGCGGCTTCGTTGATGGCGTCGACCGCCGCGCGGCTTTCAATCGACAGCGTCAGCATGTGACCGGCCGAACCCGGAGCCGGGAACGGCCGCTGGGTGAAGCTGCGCCACTTGGCATGGCTGACCAGCATCACGTAGATCGCCTCGCTCCACACCATGCAGGCACCGCTGTCGTCGCTGAAAGCCGGGTTCCTGGTGAGGCCTATGCCCTCGTAGAACTTGAGGGCCGCCTGCAGGTCGGCAACGGGCAGGCTGATGAAGAGCATCTTGTTGGTCATGGGGCTGTCCTCTGGCGGGTCGGGTGACGGGAGTCTCCGCGACCGCAGAGACTTCATCAACACGACGAGCGAGTAAGCCCGGAATCGACAAGCGCCTCGATCGAGGCGCCTGGATTTCTTGTCAGCCGGCAGCCAGCACGTCGTGGGCCTGCTGGTCGGCGTGATAGCTGGACCGCACCATGGCGCCGACGGCGGCATGCGAGAAGCCCATCTTGTAGGCCTCCTGCTCGAACATCTTGAAGGTGTCCGGGTGCACATAGCGGCGCACCGGCAGGTGGTGGCCCGAAGGCGCCAGGTACTGGCCAATGGTCAGCATGTCGATGTTGTGCTCGCGCATGTCGCGCATGACCTGGAGGATTTCCTCGTCGGTCTCGCCCAGGCCCACCATGATGCCGCTCTTGGTCGGCACGCCGGGCACTTCTTCCTTGAAGCGCTTGAGCAGGTTGAGGCTGAACTGGTAGTCCGAACCCGGGCGTGCTTCCTTGTAGAGGCGCGGCGCGGTCTCGAGGTTGTGGTTCATCACGTCGGGCGGCGCGGCCTTGAGGATGTCTAGGGCGCGGTCCATGCGGCCGCGGAAATCGGGCACCAGCACCTCGATCTGCGTCGTCGGGCTCAGCTCGCGCACCTGGCGTATGCATTCGGCAAAGTGGCCGGCACCGCCGTCGCGCAGGTCATCGCGGTCCACGCTGGTGATGACCACGTACTTGAGCTTCAGCGCCGCAATGGTCTTGGCCAGGTTGAGCGGCTCATCGACGTCCAGCGGATCGGGGCGGCCATGGCCCACGTCGCAGAAGGGGCAGCGACGGGTGCACTTGTCACCCATGATCATGAAGGTGGCCGTGCCCTTGCCGAAGCATTCGCCGATGTTGGGGCAGGAGGCTTCCTCGCAGACCGTGTGCAGCTTGTGCTCGCGCAGGATCTGCTTGATCTCGTAGAAGCGGGTGCTTGGCGAACCGGCCTTGACGCGTATCCAGTCGGGCTTCTTCAGCACCTCGGCCGGCACGATCTTGATCGGGATGCGGGCGGTCTTGGCCTGGCTTTTCTGCTTGGCCGTCGCGTCGTAGTCGGCTGCGCTCTTGGCTTCGTGGGTGATGTTTTCTGTGGCCATGGTCAGGGTGTCAGTTGCGCGCTGAGGCGCTCGCCGAAGATCTCGGCCACCGTGGCCCAGTCCGTCCGTCGGCCCAATTTTACGAGGTCCACCGTTTCCAGCCCTGCGTAGCCGCAAGGGTTGATGCCCAGGTAGGGCTCCAGATCCATGGCCACGTTCAAGGCCACGCCGTGGTAGGTGCAGTGCCGGCTGACCTTGATGCCCAGGGCCGCGACCTTGCCCAGGCCCTTGAACGGTTCGCCCGGATCGGTCGGCCCGGTCAGGGCCGCATGGGCGCCCGGGTCATCGAGCCGGACATAGATGCCGGGCGCACCGGCCACGCGATGGCCGGTGACGCCGAACCGGTCCAGCGTCTGGATCACCGCGGTTTCCATCCGGAACACGTATTCCTTGACGTAGATGCCCAGGCGCTTCAGGTCCACCAGCGGATAGGCCACGACCTGGCCGGGCCCGTGGTAGGTGACCTGGCCGCCGCGGTTGGTCTGCACCACCGGGATGCCGGCCAGGTTCAGCAGATGCTCGGGCTTGCCGGCCAGGCCCTGGGTGTAGGTGGGCGGATGCTCGCAGAGCCAAAGCTCGTCCGGTGTGTCCGGTCCACGCTGCTCGGTGAACTGGCGCATCGCCGCCTCGGTGGGCGCGTAGTCCACCCGGCCCAGAACCTTGACCAGCATGCTCAGAGCACGACCTTGACCATCGGATGCGTGGTCAGCGTGCGGTAGAGCTCGTCCAACTGCTCGCGGCTGGTGGCCGTGACCGTGATGGTCAGGCCCAGGTAGTTGCCGCCCTTGCTGGGGCGCTGCTCGATCGTGGTGGCGTCGAAGGCCGGATCGAACTGCCGCGCCACGATGACGATGGCCTCGACGAAGCCCTCGACATGGGCGCCCATCACCTTGATCGGGAACTGCGAGGGATATTCGATCAGCGACTGCTCGGGGGGAATGTAGGAATTGTTCATCATGCTCAGATACTTTGGGTCGCCTTGGCGTTTTGGTAGGCCTCGTACAGCCGACCATAGACCGGACCCGGCTTGCCGCGCATCGCGCCATGGCCGACCGGCTCATGGTCGAGCGTGGTCACGGCCAGCACTTCCTTGGTGGCCGAGCTGAGCAGGATCTCGTCGGCGGCGAACACCTCGGACTCGGCGATGGGCCGCAGGTTGTAGCCTATGCCGGCCTCTTCGCAGAGCTCCTTCAGCAGCTCGACGCGAATGCCCTCCAGCACCTGCTCGCTGCGCGGCACGCCCAGCAGGGCGCCTTCCTTGACGATCCAGACATTGGAGGCCGAGGCTTCGGTCAGATGGCCGTCGCGGAACATGATGGTCTCGACCGCGCCCTGGTCGGCCGAGATCTGGCGGGCCAGTACATTGCCCAGCAGCGAGGTGCTCTTGATGTCGCCGCGCTCCCAGCGGAAGTCGCGCGCCGAGACCACGGCCACGCCCTGATGGCGCAGCTCGGCCGGCACCGGCCGCGAGGGACCGCTGTACGAGAACACGGTGGGCCTGAGGTCAAGGGGCATCACATGGTCGCGCGGCGCCACGCCACGGGTCACCTGCAGATACCACCACTGCTCGGCCACGCCGACGCGGGCCACCAGCTCGCGTCCCACGGCCAGCCAGTCGGCGCGACTCAGCGGGTTCTCGATCCGCAGCTTGGCCAGGCTGCGGTCGAAGCGCTCCATGTGCTCGTCGAAGCGGAACAAACGGCCGCCGTAGGCCGGGATCATCTCGTAGGCGCCGTCGCCGAAGATGAAGCCGCGGTCCATGGGCGAGATGCGCGCCTGGGCGAGCAGCATGAACTCGCCGTTCAGATAGCAGGGCAGGTCGGGCAGCGCACTCATGGGCAAGACTCCTCGTGAGGCCGGTGGTGCCAGCTTACGGCCAGAAGCTCACTTGATCCAGAGGCGTATCGCATCCCAGGCCCGGCCGAAGATGCCGGCCAGCGGCACTTGCTCCTGCACCACCAGCGGAACCTCGGCCACGGCCACGCCGGAAGCGGTGGTCACCTTGAGCACGCCGACCTTCTGGCCCTTGGCCAGCGGGGCGATCAGCGGATCGGTGCGTTCGACCTGCGTCTTCAGATTGGCGCCTTCGCCACGCGGCACGGCCACATAGACCGCCTGGGCGGCGCCCAGTTTGGCCTCGGCCGAGGTGCCCTTCCAGACCTGCGCCTTGGCGATGGCCGCGTCCTTGTCGAACAGGCGCACCGCGTCGAAGGCCGAGTAGCCCCAGTTCAGCAGCTTCTGGCTCTCGGTGGCGCGGGCTTCCTTGGAGGCCGTGCCCATGACCACGCTGAGCAGGCGGCGCTTGCCGTTCGGGAATTCGCGCTGGGCGCTGGCGATCAGGCAGTAGCCGGCGTCCTTGGTGTAGCCGGTCTTCATGCCGTCCACGCTGGGGTCGCGGCCCAGCAGCAGGTTGCGGTTGCCCTGCTTGATCTTGTTGTAGGTGTACTCGCGGACCGAGTAGTAGGGGTAGTAGTCGGGGAAGTCGCGGATCAGGTTGGCCGCGATGGTGGCCATGTCGCGGGCGCTGCTCTTGTGGCCCGGTTCGGTCATGCCGGTCACGTTGCGGAAGCTGGTGTTCTTCAGGCCCCAGGCCTGGGCCTGCTTGTTCATCATGGCGACGAACTGCTCCACCGTGCCGCCCACGCCTTCGGCCAGGGCCACCGAGGCGTCGTTGCCGCTCTGCACGATCATGCCGCGCAGCAGCTCGTCGACCTTGGGCGTCATCGTGGTGTCGATGAACATCAGCGAAGCGTCTTCCTTGCGCTCGTCCCAGGCGCGCTTGGACACGTTCAGCGTCTGGTCCAGCGTCAGACGCTTTTCCTTCAGCGCGTTGAACACCAGGTAGGCGGTCATCAGCTTGGTCAGCGAGGCCGGGTCGTTGGGCTGGTCGGCCTCACGCTCGGCCAGCACCTTGTTGGCCGTCATGTCCAGCAGCAGATAGCCCTTGGCCGCGATCTCGGGCGGCTGCGGGGCCTGGGCGTGGGCGGCGAAGGCGCTGGCGGCAGCCAGCAGGAAGGCAAGGAATCGCTTCATCGGGAGGAACTTCAGGACAGGGAAACAAGCGTGCCGGGCGCATGCCAGCCACGCAGGATGATGTGCTTGAGCAGCGGCAGCTGCCCGTGGAAGAAATGACCCACGCCGGGCACCACGGTCACCGGCAGGGCCTGCGGCCGGGCCCAGTCCAGCACGCTGGAAAGCGGCACCACGTCGTCGGTCTCGCCGTGTATCACCAGGCTGTCGGCCGGCACCGTGGTCATGTCGAAACGGCTGGCGGCCGGACCCACCAGGCACAGGCGCTCGGCCTTCTGCTCCAGCCGCTGGGCGGCATGCGAGGCCACGTAGCCGCCGAAGGAGAAGCCGCCCAGGGCCAGCGGCAAGGCTGCGTCGCGTTCAGAGGCGATCACGGCCAGCGCGTCGTCCACCTCGCCGCGGCCCTCGTCCCACTGGCCTTCGGACTTGCCTATGCCGCGGAAGTTGAAGCGCACGGCGCGGTAGCCCATCTGCACGAAGGCCCGGGCCAGGGTCTGCACGACCTTGTTGTCCAGCGTGCCGCCCTGGGTCGGGTTGGGATGGCAGAGCACGGCCACGCCGCGCAGCTCGGCCGCGGGCTGGTCGATGGCGATCTCGATGGCGCCGGCCGGGCCGGCGATCAGGCGCTTCTCGGTCTGGGAGTTCATTTAGCGTCCGCCCGGCCGCCCGTAGGACGCTGAGCGCCCCCTCGGGGGGCAGAGAACGAAGTGAGCGTGGGGGCCAACATTTCAGCGGCCGATGTTGTCCGGCAGCAGCAGGCGCTCGACCACCTTGCCGTGCTTCAGGTGCTGCTCGACGATCTCGTCGATGTCGGTCTTGTCCACGAAGCTGTACCAGACCGCCTCGGGATAGACCACCGCCACCGGGCCGCCGGCACAGCGGTCCAGGCAGCCGGCCTTGTTGACGCGCACGCCGCCCTTGCCGGCCAGGCCCAGGGCCTTGACCTTGGACTTGCAGTGGTCGAAGGCCTCCTGCGCCCCATGCTGGGCGCAGGCGTTTTCGCCGTTGTCCCGCTGGTTCAGGCAGAAAAAAACGTGGTGCTGGTAGTAGGACGGCTCGCTCATGGGCCGCGATTGTAGGCAGCCGGTGTTTTCACCGAGTCGGGTCGCGCTGGGCCACCCGCCACAGCAGCCAGGCCAGGGCGGCGAAGGGCCAGGTCCAGCCTATCCACTGGGCCAGGCCGTAGAGGTTGATGAAGCGGCCCTGCTCCCAGAACTGCAGGCTCTGCGCCAGATAGGGATCGGCCGGCGCTTCGCTGACCAGGGCGATCAGGGCGGTCAGCACCACCAGGCCCCAGGCGGCCGCAGCCCGGCGCGAGAGCAGGCAGGCCAGCCAGGCCAGCGCCGCGCCCAGCCCCAGGCCCGGCCAGGTCGCCGGCGTGAGCCAGGCCCAGGCGTGCTGGGGACCGAAGTTCAGCACGGTGGACCAGGTCGTGCCCACCACGCCCAGCAGCAAAGCCCCCAGCACCAGGAAGACTCGCCGCCAGCCCGGCCGGGCGGCCGACAGCGCCAGCAGCGCCGGCCCCAGCAGGCCGAGGGCGATGGCGATGGCTTCCAGCCCCGGCGGCAAGGGTCGCACGACGGGTTCCGCGCCACTGACGATTTCCCAGGGCGTGCCCGCCAGCAGGCTTTCGCTCAGCTCGCGCAGCCGCGGCAGCAACTGCCCCAGGCCCAGCGGCAGCGGCGCCGGGAACAGCAGGCCGACCGGCCACAGCGCCAGCAGAGCCAAGGCGCCCTCGCTGGGCTGGAGAAACCAGCGCTCGCGCCAGCCATGCCAGCGCTGCAAGCCGCCGAAGTGGTGCAGCAGTCCGCCGAGCAGGCCGCCCAGCAAGGCGCCCAGGCTGTTCAGGAGCCAGTCCGCCAGCGAGGGAGCGCGGCTGGGCAGGAAGTACTGCAGGCTCTCCATCAGATAGGACAGGGCCGACAGCCCGGCAATGGCGAGCAGCAGTCCCGCGCGCCGGCTTCCGCCACTGCGGACCACGGCGGCAAACGTCAGCAAGCCCATAGGCAAATAACCGAGCACATTGACCCAAACGTCGAAGGGTCCCCAGTAGCGAGGCCAGGGCAGGCCTATCAGCCAGCTGGGCGTGACACCGGTGGGCCAGGTCCACGGCCCGAAGGGATAGAGGCTGGCATGAACCACCAGCAGGCCGTAGATTAGCGCCAGCCAGGTGGCGGAACTGCGGCGACGGCCGGGCTCCTGCATGTCAGAAGGGCTTGGTCACCGCCAGCACCACGATGGCCATGAACAGCAGCACCGTGACCTCGTTGAAGACCCGGTACCAGCGATGGCTGCGCCGGTTGGCCAGGCGCTCGAAGTCCTGCAGCAGGCGGCGGCAGACATGCTGGTAGCCGATCACCCCTGCCACCAGCACCAGCTTCAGATGCAGCCAGTAGCTGCCGGCGAAGCGGCTGCTGCCGTAGCCCAGCCACAGCCACAGCCCGAGGCCCAGGGCCACCCACATCAGCACATGCATGAAGCGGTAGAGCTTGCGCGCCATCAAGAGCAGCCGCTCGCGCTCGGCATGGCTGTCGGCCGGCACCATGGCCAGGTTGACGAAGATGCGGGGCAGGTAGAACAGGCCGGCGAACCAGGAGGCCACGAAGACCAGGTGGAAGGCCTTGATCAGCAGATACACCATCGGGCCATTATCCCGGGCGTCATCCGGGCTCCGGACGAAAAAAAGCCCCGGCCAAGAGCCGGGGCGGGAAAGCCTTTTCGCTGTCATCACGTCAAGGCTCCTGCTCAGGGAGGAAAAGCAGGGGACGACCACCTTGCGGCTATCATCCGGGGCCAATGTTAGCAGAGGCACTTGGGGCATTTCTACGGGTCAACGCCTAGAAAAGTTGACCGATGTCATAACCCACAGCCTGTGCCCCCGCGAACCGGGGAGTCATCACTGGAGCCCCCATCTTGGCCCGTCATCAGCCCGCCCCTTTTCCCGCCAACCGACCGCGCCGACTGCGCCGTGACGCCTTCACGCGCGACCTTGTGCGTGAGCACCGCCTGAGCGCCAAGGACCTGATCTTGCCGGTCTTCGTGCACGAGGGCGAGAACTTCTCGCAGCCGATTCCGTCCATGCCGGGCGTGTCGCGCCAATCCCTGGACCACCTGCTGCGCACGGCCGAGGAGGCGGTGGCTCTGGGCATCCCGGTGATCGCCCTGTTCCCGGCCATCGAGCCCAGCCTGAAGACGGTGGACGGCGCCGAAGCCTTCAATCCGCAGGGCTTGATCCCGCGCGCGGTGCGGGCCCTCAAGTCCCACTTCCCGCAGCTGGGCGTGCTGACCGACGTGGCCCTGGACCCCTACACCAGCCATGGCCAGGATGGCCTGCCGGACGAGACCGGCTACCTGATCAACGACGCGACCGTGGAGCTGCTGGTGCGCCAGGCCCTGACCCAGGCCGAGGCCGGCGCCGACATGGTCGGCCCCAGCGACATGATGGACGGCCGCATTGGCGCCATCCGCTCGGCCTTCGATGCCGCCGGCCTGATCCACACGCGCATCATGGCCTACAGCGTCAAGTACGCCAGCGCCTTCTACGGCCCCTTCCGCGACGCCGTCGGCTCCAAGGGCGCGCTGGGCAAGGCCGACAAGAACACCTACTACGTGGACCCGGGCAACAGCAACGAGGCGCTGCGCGAGGTGGCCATGGACCTGGCCGAGGGCGCCGACATGGTGATGGTCAAGCCCGGCATGCCCTACCTGGACGTGGTGCGCCGCGTGAAGGACGAGTTCGGCGTGCCCACCTTCGCCTACCAGGTCAGCGGCGAATACGCCATGCTCAAGGCCGCCGCCGCCAACGGCTGGCTGGCCCACGACGCCGTGATGATGGAGTCGCTGCTGGCCTTCAAGCGCGCCGGCGCCGACGGCATCCTCAGCTACTTCGCGCTGGAAGCGGCGCGGCTGCTGAAAGCCCAGGCCTGAGCGTGCGTCGGTAATGCGCTTGTTTCATCTGCATGGCGACCAGTTCGAGGAACTGGCCGCGCTGCCCGCCAAGCTGCCCGAGCAGGGCTTTCTGTGGCTGGGCCTGGGCCGGGGCGAGTTCGAGGTCCGGCTGGCCGAGGTGCAGGCGGCGCTGCAGGCCTGGACCGGCGGCCAGCTGGTCGACCTGCATGTGTCCGACCTGCTGAACCACCAGCTGCCCTCGCATTTCGACTACACCAGCTGGTATGACCTGATGGTGTTCCGCCGCCTGGCCGCCGCGCCGGGCAGCGCCAAGCT
Proteins encoded in this region:
- a CDS encoding VanZ family protein, with the translated sequence MQEPGRRRSSATWLALIYGLLVVHASLYPFGPWTWPTGVTPSWLIGLPWPRYWGPFDVWVNVLGYLPMGLLTFAAVVRSGGSRRAGLLLAIAGLSALSYLMESLQYFLPSRAPSLADWLLNSLGALLGGLLGGLLHHFGGLQRWHGWRERWFLQPSEGALALLALWPVGLLFPAPLPLGLGQLLPRLRELSESLLAGTPWEIVSGAEPVVRPLPPGLEAIAIALGLLGPALLALSAARPGWRRVFLVLGALLLGVVGTTWSTVLNFGPQHAWAWLTPATWPGLGLGAALAWLACLLSRRAAAAWGLVVLTALIALVSEAPADPYLAQSLQFWEQGRFINLYGLAQWIGWTWPFAALAWLLWRVAQRDPTR
- a CDS encoding CopD family protein, whose translation is MVYLLIKAFHLVFVASWFAGLFYLPRIFVNLAMVPADSHAERERLLLMARKLYRFMHVLMWVALGLGLWLWLGYGSSRFAGSYWLHLKLVLVAGVIGYQHVCRRLLQDFERLANRRSHRWYRVFNEVTVLLFMAIVVLAVTKPF
- the hemB gene encoding porphobilinogen synthase, which encodes MARHQPAPFPANRPRRLRRDAFTRDLVREHRLSAKDLILPVFVHEGENFSQPIPSMPGVSRQSLDHLLRTAEEAVALGIPVIALFPAIEPSLKTVDGAEAFNPQGLIPRAVRALKSHFPQLGVLTDVALDPYTSHGQDGLPDETGYLINDATVELLVRQALTQAEAGADMVGPSDMMDGRIGAIRSAFDAAGLIHTRIMAYSVKYASAFYGPFRDAVGSKGALGKADKNTYYVDPGNSNEALREVAMDLAEGADMVMVKPGMPYLDVVRRVKDEFGVPTFAYQVSGEYAMLKAAAANGWLAHDAVMMESLLAFKRAGADGILSYFALEAARLLKAQA